The following coding sequences lie in one Candidatus Binatia bacterium genomic window:
- a CDS encoding acyl carrier protein, producing MRWIGRSTKAEPESAATTRVARPSADGAAPLDAAKIRDELRACILEISDGKLREDEIDPQAPLFDFGYVDSLSSVRLLETIRATWGVEVAEVDLVGRLGTIEALARHIAATAASGPR from the coding sequence ATGCGGTGGATCGGGAGATCGACGAAGGCCGAGCCGGAGAGCGCGGCCACGACGCGTGTCGCACGGCCGAGCGCTGACGGCGCGGCACCGCTCGACGCGGCGAAGATCCGCGACGAGCTGCGCGCCTGCATCCTCGAGATCTCGGACGGCAAGCTGCGCGAGGACGAGATCGACCCGCAGGCGCCGCTCTTCGACTTCGGCTACGTCGACTCGCTGAGCTCGGTGCGTCTGCTCGAGACGATCCGCGCGACGTGGGGCGTCGAGGTCGCGGAGGTCGACCTGGTCGGGCGGCTCGGCACGATCGAAGCGCTCGCGCGCCACATCGCAGCGACGGCTGCGTCCGGGCCGCGATGA